Genomic window (Rubidibacter lacunae KORDI 51-2):
GCATATTCATCTCCGGTCGCGCGCAGCCGGTGTTGCAGTTCAATCACATTGGCAACTCCGGTGAAAGTGGAATTACTGCGATTGCTGACGCCCGCTTGCAGCTCGACAAAAGCAACGATTTTGTAAGTAATCCAGAAGACGTGCGCGATCTGACCGGAAATGCTATTTCCTCCGCCTCGCCGACGGCTGCACCAGCGTCCACATCTGGGTCCGAAGCACCAACAACTACTGTGCCAGAAGTACCGGAAGCAGCCGCACCAAGCGTGCCCGCCCCAGCAACCGCTCCGCCGATCGCCTCCGAAGCACTGGCAACTGCTCCCGCATCCCCTGCAGGTGATGCACCGAGCGTATCCACGCCCGCTAAAGCAACACCGATCGCTTCCGTAGTGTCGCCAACTTTGCCTGAAGCACCTATTGTTGCCACGCAAAGCGCGCCCATACCGTTGCCAGCCCCCACAGTTGCTCCTGCGTCCCCTGTAAGTGCTGCAGCGAGTACGCCCATATCGCCCTCTGCTCACGCGGTCGCCTCGGCATCTCCGTCAAGTACGCCTGCAACAGTTCCAGCGCCACCCGTTGCTGCTGCCCCGCCATCTACTTCGACCCCAGCACCCTCACCGCCCCGCCGGGTTAGCGGTCGAACCTTAGAAGCTTGGTTGACAGTCAAACCAGGATTTCTGCCTGCCGCGACGAGGACTACCACCACGACTGCTGTGGATACTAATAGCTCGGCCGCTAGTGGCGAGCGGTTTCGGGTACTTGTCGTGGCGACCGACGCTCAAACTGATATCGTCCGAGCGATCGCGCCCGAGGCTTTCCCGACCAGTCACGGCGGGCAAAGGGTGATGCAGGTAGGTATTTTTAGTACCCGTGCCAATGTCAATCGCGTCGTACGCGAATTCCAACAAGCTGGATTGGAATCAATCGTGCTGCCGAAGTGACACAGTGACGCCCACCGTCCAGCTCGGTACAATCAGCCTATGAAGCACGTTACGATTCCAGCGTGCGGGATTGACAACAGCGTTCGGCCGTATGAGCGGTATATAGTCATGTCAAAACATTTTGGAGCATTCCTAGGTGGCCTGCTGGTTGGCAGTGCAGTTGGTGCAGTCGCTGGCATGCTTGTTGCCCCGCGGACCGGCCGTGAAACGCGTCGGATTCTGAAGAAATCGGCAGACGCACTCCCCGAACTTGCTGAAGACCTTTCGAGCACCTTTCAGGTCCAGGCCGATCGCTTTTCGGAGTCGACGCTATACAGCTGGCAAGGTACGCTTGCGCGATTGCGCGATGCCCTTGCCATAGGACTTGAAGCCGGTCAGCTAGAAGTCCGCGATCTCCAGCAAACCAACCACGAACCGCAGTCTTCCGAGGCGGTTTCTGGTAACAACGGTGGCGAACGCCCCGCCTCCCCTGCTTGAAGGCAGTCCGCGGCTATCGTCATTCCCAAACAAAACCGTTTGCAAAACCTAGTTCCCTAGACAACTGACGCCCAGGACACACCATGAACCGGCTCTCAGCATTTGTACTAACCGCAAGCATGACAGCAAGTACGCTCGCGCTTGCGCTGCCGGTGGTCGCGCAGGATGGCAGTTGTTTTTTGCTCGACGAAAGCGGACAGCGCATCGACCTCGGCGCGCTTTGCGGCCAGGGCGACCGACGCGACTTGAAACCGGGTTTGTATCGGGTTCCAATCCTGCGCCGCTTGGGCGGGATTCCGGTCATTGAAGTAACCTTCAACGGCGAGCAGCGACTGGAGATGATGCTCGATACGGGTGCGAGTTCGACGGTCGTGTCGGCCGAAGGTGCAGAACTGCTCGGGCTGCGTCGCGAAGGATACGCCACGGTTAACACGCCCAGCGAACGTGGCGTACGTTTGGCATTCGGTCGGGTGTCGTCGATCGACGTCGGGGGAGCCACCGCTCAGAACGTTGTCGTGATCGTCGCGCCGTCACTGACAACGGGCTTGCTGGGGCAAAACTTCTTCTCCAAATACGACGTGTCGATTCGCCAAGACTTCATCGAGTTCAAACGCCGCTAAGGAGGCAGCTGCACAAGCGTCCCGCACTATAATGCCAGAGCTGTAACGCCCTCCTAGGTTTAGCTCCTCTTTTTCGGCGCACAAACTATAGCAATGAAAAGGTTGGTTGGGACAATCTCCAGAATGGAACTCCCGATAGACCCTCGTTGCAGTCTTGAAGTGTCTGAAGCAGCTCCTCAACTGTTATGCCAGAATCTCCAAGCACCTGGAACGCCGTGCAGTTCGATTCGAACAGTCTATTCGGAATATTGCGCTTCGGGTTACTCGCGGGTACGGTCCAACTCCTCGACAACCAGACTCGCGATCGCATCAGCTGCTCCCGGTTGCCCGCTCGCTGCCCGTAGCTCGGTGCGCATTGCCTCCAATTGTTTTGGGTGCTCTAACAGTGCTAACGCCAGCGCGGCAACCTCCTCCGCGCGCAAACGACCGCATAGCTCCGGAACGATTTCGCGGCCCGCCCAGATATTCGGCCAGGCATACAGTCGTTTGCGGCGTAGTATCAACCAGTTGATGGTGACGGCAAACAACTTACCTATTCCCGGCAAGTTCGCCAGCAAACCCGGTAGCCCGTCCCACGCCCGCATTGCATCCAATTGTTGCGTGGGCAACAAAACCACCATCGGTACCCCTAGAGCGCCCAGCTCTGCCGTGTTCGCTCCGACCGTCGTCAAACACAAGTGGCAGCTGGCGTACAGTCCATGAGGCGGGAACTCCGAACGCAACTCTACTGCCAAGCCGCTTGGCGTCCGCAATCGCGCGCGATCGCCGGTCATCTCCAACTGTGCAGGCGACCCACCCACTAAGGCGACTGCCGGATTGCGCTGTGGGTCGGCATAATGCGCGATCGCCTCGGGGGTTTGCGTCGGGGCAACGGGAATGATAAAGCGTACTTGCGGGCGACGGGCGCGGATCTGTTCGGCAATCGCCAGGCACAATGGCACGCCTTGGGTCAATTTGGCGGACTTGGAGCCGACGAGCAGGCCGATCGTCTGGACATCAATGTTGTCGATTGGCACGCGCTCGACCTCGGCCATGAGGTCGCCCACAATCCGCACTTTCAATCGGGCCCGCGCGGGCAGCTTTGCCACTGTTTGCCCCCGCATCGCCGCTATACGATCGACCCACCGCCACCACTGAGCATCCCATTCGGCGTAAATAATCGTGCGATAGCCTAACCGCCGCGCGATCCACACGGCAAAGAATCGATCGCCGCCCAGGAAGAGCACGACGCCACGCGATCGCCACGTCCACCGCTCTGCCGTCTGCCCCCACAGCAAAAACCGCCAGAACGCCTCGGCGGGCTGCACGCGATCGACTCCCGGCAATTGCCGCGCCACTGCTGCTTCCATCCCAGTTGCGTGCGGACACGGCGATAGCACCACCGAAACCCGCACCGCGCGCGCGGGCAACTGACGGCGCAATGCTTGCACCACCGGCCGCACCCATGTCATTACCTCGCCCGGACCGTTCGTCAGGATCAGGACGTCGGTTGGACTGTCGGCTCCAACAACGGTCGAGAAAGTCGTTTCGAATCGGTCGCCTGCAGCCACACCTTTGCCCGCAGCCACTACTTTGCTTGCATATGCGGTCGTGCCCGTCTCCAACCGCGCGCACATTTTATCGCAGTAGCACCTGAGATAAAATGTGCGCGCATAGTCTGCACCGTCTAGGCAACCGAGGAGATTTTCCGACGGCATTTAAGGGTTTGGCCGCATCTTGCGGAGAAGCAACAGAACTATTCGTGGCAAGTCAGCTTGAAAGCGCACGCATAAAGTCGTTCGCTAGTTGCTGCTGGCGACTGCGGTTGAGGCGGCAGATTCGGACGCTCCGTCGGCACGCTCGGCACGGAACATCCCAAACCGGCAGAGTCCCGCTCCAAACGCCAGTCGCATTAATAAGATCGTCGGGACTTCGCGCACGGATTTGATGAAGCCAGGAATGCCGTATTGCACCCAACCCCACGGACGAACGACCCCCTGCCAAATCGTATCGAACCAAGACGGTAAGGTCTGTTCTGTCCAGTCATCCGCGACCACATTTCCCCGAACTAACCCCGTTGCTGTTAGCAGCTCGGAGAAGCCTTCAATGCTAGAAAATGCCGGGTGCGACCACTGATCGAGCAGTTGCTGCATGACCGGGCGCTCCCAAAAATTCAGTGGCTTTTGGCGATCGTCGCGCTGATTCCAATCCGCGACAACCAGGATGCCGCCGGGTTTAAGTACGCGCAGGAGCTCCTTTGCGAACAGAGCTTTGTCCGGTATGTGCGGTCCGGCTTCAATCGACCACACGACGTCGAAGCTCGCGTCGGGGAAGTCTAGCGCCATCGCATCGCCAACAACAAAGGTTGCATCCAACCCGTCCGGCGTCAGCTCCCGGGCACGGCGGACCTGTCCGGAGCTGATCGTCACGCCCGTAACCGAGAAACCATACTCCCGTGCCAGCATCCGGCTGCTACCGCCAATGCCGCAACCGACATCGATGACGGTCGTACCGTGCGGGAGCATATCGAGTCCGCCCCAGCGCACCATCTCGCGAACGAAGGACTCTTTGGCGGCGATGAAGTTCTTGCGCTGCGGTGGCGAGCCGTAATGACCGAGATGAATGTGCTCACCCCAATAAAATTCTAGAATGCCGTCGTCCGTCCACTGGTCATAAGCGTTGGCAACCGAGTTGGACTCCCGGTATTTGCGCGCCGTAACCAGGTAAATTGCAACGGCAACCGCTAG
Coding sequences:
- a CDS encoding DUF1565 domain-containing protein, translated to MVPRKRTWKVMAANDGAKQYRFLRSLSSVLLSCLAIMFDAAIAQPEVRPDAPSATQSSSPSEEIAQSTLFVDPIRGDDRAEGSESAPLRTIGQALQQAQSRMVVQLVTGQYGAPSGEVFPLRIPAGVTLRGNPETRGHGIAIEGGGLLASENGSRQSVALALGAGATLSGVTVTNPQPRGSGVWVDSTATVARNTFTRSGGAGIVVVAGASEIVENYTRGNADSGINIVGTATPLVRANICERGRIGINVGDEATPRLVANQIRSNHIGIFISGRAQPVLQFNHIGNSGESGITAIADARLQLDKSNDFVSNPEDVRDLTGNAISSASPTAAPASTSGSEAPTTTVPEVPEAAAPSVPAPATAPPIASEALATAPASPAGDAPSVSTPAKATPIASVVSPTLPEAPIVATQSAPIPLPAPTVAPASPVSAAASTPISPSAHAVASASPSSTPATVPAPPVAAAPPSTSTPAPSPPRRVSGRTLEAWLTVKPGFLPAATRTTTTTAVDTNSSAASGERFRVLVVATDAQTDIVRAIAPEAFPTSHGGQRVMQVGIFSTRANVNRVVREFQQAGLESIVLPK
- a CDS encoding YtxH domain-containing protein; protein product: MSKHFGAFLGGLLVGSAVGAVAGMLVAPRTGRETRRILKKSADALPELAEDLSSTFQVQADRFSESTLYSWQGTLARLRDALAIGLEAGQLEVRDLQQTNHEPQSSEAVSGNNGGERPASPA
- a CDS encoding retropepsin-like aspartic protease family protein, whose protein sequence is MNRLSAFVLTASMTASTLALALPVVAQDGSCFLLDESGQRIDLGALCGQGDRRDLKPGLYRVPILRRLGGIPVIEVTFNGEQRLEMMLDTGASSTVVSAEGAELLGLRREGYATVNTPSERGVRLAFGRVSSIDVGGATAQNVVVIVAPSLTTGLLGQNFFSKYDVSIRQDFIEFKRR
- a CDS encoding glycosyltransferase family protein, whose translation is MTWVRPVVQALRRQLPARAVRVSVVLSPCPHATGMEAAVARQLPGVDRVQPAEAFWRFLLWGQTAERWTWRSRGVVLFLGGDRFFAVWIARRLGYRTIIYAEWDAQWWRWVDRIAAMRGQTVAKLPARARLKVRIVGDLMAEVERVPIDNIDVQTIGLLVGSKSAKLTQGVPLCLAIAEQIRARRPQVRFIIPVAPTQTPEAIAHYADPQRNPAVALVGGSPAQLEMTGDRARLRTPSGLAVELRSEFPPHGLYASCHLCLTTVGANTAELGALGVPMVVLLPTQQLDAMRAWDGLPGLLANLPGIGKLFAVTINWLILRRKRLYAWPNIWAGREIVPELCGRLRAEEVAALALALLEHPKQLEAMRTELRAASGQPGAADAIASLVVEELDRTRE
- a CDS encoding methyltransferase domain-containing protein, whose translation is MTLLTIAPFAIGLLLIIVLLAVAVAIYLVTARKYRESNSVANAYDQWTDDGILEFYWGEHIHLGHYGSPPQRKNFIAAKESFVREMVRWGGLDMLPHGTTVIDVGCGIGGSSRMLAREYGFSVTGVTISSGQVRRARELTPDGLDATFVVGDAMALDFPDASFDVVWSIEAGPHIPDKALFAKELLRVLKPGGILVVADWNQRDDRQKPLNFWERPVMQQLLDQWSHPAFSSIEGFSELLTATGLVRGNVVADDWTEQTLPSWFDTIWQGVVRPWGWVQYGIPGFIKSVREVPTILLMRLAFGAGLCRFGMFRAERADGASESAASTAVASSN